One Natrinema marinum genomic window carries:
- the truA gene encoding tRNA pseudouridine(38-40) synthase TruA, with protein MSLRAFRIAYDGTSYHGFQRQPDVPTVEDAVFDALRTLEVLEPDADKPAGYAAAGRTDAGVSAIAQTIALEAPDWLTPRALNGDLPADVRAWAAADAPEGFHATHHASRRIYTYHLYAPTEAVSGSRRAAPVIDDDRFRAACEALSGTHDFHNLTPDDHNTERAPSLEVRRDDDYLVLTVSAGGFARELVRRLVSLARAIGAGDEPLAKIDRVFEPEPLPGHEGIAPAPPEPLVLTDVRYPDLAFEIDEDAADSARAVFERRRIDRTTGARVAEQVANGMR; from the coding sequence ATGTCATTGCGCGCGTTCCGGATCGCCTACGACGGGACTAGTTATCACGGCTTCCAGCGCCAGCCTGACGTCCCCACCGTCGAGGACGCCGTCTTCGACGCACTCCGCACGCTCGAGGTCCTCGAGCCCGACGCCGACAAACCGGCGGGCTACGCCGCTGCCGGCCGGACCGACGCGGGCGTCTCTGCGATCGCTCAGACGATCGCTCTCGAGGCCCCCGACTGGCTCACGCCGCGGGCGCTGAACGGCGACCTCCCCGCCGACGTTCGAGCCTGGGCGGCCGCCGACGCGCCCGAAGGGTTCCACGCGACTCACCACGCGAGCCGCCGTATCTATACCTATCACCTGTACGCGCCCACGGAAGCGGTGTCTGGATCGAGACGCGCCGCGCCGGTCATCGACGATGACCGATTTCGCGCGGCCTGCGAGGCGCTCTCCGGTACCCACGACTTCCACAACCTGACGCCGGACGATCACAACACCGAGCGCGCGCCGTCGCTCGAGGTCCGCCGCGACGACGATTACCTCGTCCTCACGGTCAGCGCGGGCGGGTTCGCCCGCGAACTCGTCCGCCGACTGGTGTCGCTCGCTCGCGCCATCGGAGCCGGCGACGAACCGCTCGCAAAGATCGACCGCGTCTTCGAGCCGGAACCGCTGCCCGGTCACGAGGGAATCGCGCCCGCCCCGCCGGAGCCGCTGGTGCTGACCGACGTGCGCTATCCCGATCTCGCGTTCGAGATCGACGAGGACGCGGCCGACAGCGCTCGAGCCGTCTTCGAGCGACGGCGGATCGACCGGACGACGGGCGCGCGGGTGGCCGAGCAGGTGGCCAATGGAATGCGGTGA
- a CDS encoding SDR family oxidoreductase has protein sequence MTNSLERKTAIVTGASTGIGAATCRELAAAGANVVLAARSEDRLAEIADDLEATHDVETLVEPTNVREEDAVDALLEATVDEFGGIDVLVNNAGLARGGDVESLSTDDYETMQETNVDGVFYATRAAIPSLRERDGHAIFVASFAGRHPRPSNPVYAATKWWVRGFAKSLAAQVGDDDIGITIVNPAEVRSEFGAAYGESFSERFDEGEVTEPEEVAQAIRFAASRGGSSISELDINRRDKFTDTFH, from the coding sequence ATGACGAACTCACTCGAGCGAAAAACGGCGATCGTGACGGGCGCGAGTACCGGCATCGGCGCGGCGACCTGTCGCGAACTCGCGGCCGCGGGCGCGAACGTCGTCCTCGCGGCCCGCAGCGAGGATCGGCTCGCCGAGATCGCGGACGACCTCGAGGCGACCCACGATGTCGAGACGCTCGTCGAACCGACGAACGTCCGCGAGGAGGACGCGGTCGACGCGCTCCTCGAGGCGACCGTCGACGAGTTCGGCGGGATCGACGTGCTGGTGAACAACGCGGGGCTGGCCCGCGGCGGAGACGTCGAGTCGCTGTCGACCGACGACTACGAGACGATGCAGGAGACCAACGTCGACGGCGTCTTCTACGCGACGCGGGCGGCGATTCCCTCTCTCCGCGAGCGCGACGGCCACGCGATCTTCGTCGCCAGTTTCGCGGGTCGGCATCCGCGGCCATCCAACCCGGTCTACGCCGCCACGAAGTGGTGGGTCCGGGGCTTCGCCAAGAGCCTCGCGGCGCAGGTCGGCGACGACGATATCGGCATCACGATCGTCAACCCCGCGGAAGTCCGCTCCGAGTTCGGAGCGGCCTACGGCGAGAGTTTCTCCGAGCGGTTCGACGAAGGCGAGGTCACCGAACCCGAGGAGGTCGCGCAAGCGATCCGCTTCGCCGCGAGCCGCGGGGGCTCGAGCATCAGCGAACTCGATATCAACCGCCGGGACAAGTTCACCGACACCTTCCACTGA
- a CDS encoding M28 family metallopeptidase, with protein MDDGDRETGFANSPTLERVIGRAWTDDRPWELLTRLTELPHRLGGSSGERRAAGIVREALSEAGLENVRLDEFPMQHWTRGATEFAVLESGDANGRSFEAVALPYSPAGDIEGPLVDIGHGTPEEIDAVDLQGAIAVASTTTPPEQRFVHRLEKFGHAVAAGAAAFVFGNHVPGQLPPTGALQFDAEAAVPGVGVSAETRDWLAEYAERGAKARLRVDATTRSGSSRNVCGRLGPETDEEVLVLAHYDAHDIGEGALDNGCGIATVTGATAILAAIEDALECRVRIVGVGCEELGLLGAEALADELDLESVRAVVNVDGAGRHRNLRAFSHGSTALETLAEDVTDAAGQPVVHEPDPHPFSDHWPFLRAGVPALQLHSEPPEGGERGRGWGHTAADTRDKVDPRTLREHAILTALCVRELATRDMPRVDEDELREQLRAQEYEPGMRAADIWPEPWS; from the coding sequence ATGGACGACGGCGACCGAGAGACCGGTTTCGCTAATTCGCCGACGCTCGAGCGTGTGATCGGTCGCGCGTGGACCGACGATCGACCCTGGGAACTACTGACCCGCCTGACCGAACTCCCCCACCGGCTCGGCGGCTCGAGTGGCGAACGACGGGCCGCCGGGATCGTCCGCGAGGCACTGAGCGAGGCGGGACTCGAAAACGTTCGACTCGACGAGTTTCCCATGCAACACTGGACACGCGGCGCGACCGAGTTCGCGGTCCTCGAGAGCGGGGACGCGAACGGCCGTTCGTTCGAGGCGGTCGCGCTGCCGTACTCGCCGGCTGGGGACATCGAGGGACCGCTGGTGGACATCGGGCACGGCACCCCCGAGGAGATCGACGCAGTCGACCTGCAGGGCGCGATCGCCGTCGCGAGCACGACGACGCCGCCCGAGCAGCGGTTCGTCCACCGACTGGAGAAGTTCGGCCACGCGGTCGCGGCGGGCGCGGCGGCGTTCGTCTTCGGCAACCACGTTCCCGGTCAACTGCCGCCGACGGGCGCGCTGCAGTTCGACGCCGAGGCCGCCGTGCCGGGCGTCGGCGTCAGCGCCGAAACGCGCGACTGGCTCGCGGAGTACGCCGAGCGCGGGGCCAAAGCGCGGCTCCGCGTCGACGCGACGACGCGGAGTGGCTCGAGTCGGAACGTCTGTGGCAGACTCGGACCGGAGACGGACGAGGAAGTGCTCGTCCTCGCCCACTACGACGCCCACGATATCGGCGAGGGAGCGCTTGACAACGGCTGCGGGATCGCCACCGTCACCGGCGCGACGGCGATCCTCGCGGCGATCGAGGACGCCCTCGAGTGTCGGGTTCGTATCGTCGGCGTCGGCTGTGAGGAACTCGGCCTGCTCGGGGCCGAGGCGCTGGCCGACGAACTCGACCTCGAGTCCGTCCGCGCGGTCGTCAACGTCGACGGGGCGGGCCGCCACCGGAATCTGCGGGCGTTTTCGCACGGTTCGACAGCGCTCGAGACGCTCGCCGAGGACGTGACCGACGCCGCCGGCCAACCGGTCGTCCACGAGCCCGATCCGCATCCGTTCAGCGACCACTGGCCGTTCCTTCGAGCGGGGGTGCCGGCGCTGCAACTCCACAGCGAACCGCCCGAGGGCGGCGAGCGCGGTCGGGGCTGGGGGCACACGGCTGCCGACACCCGCGACAAGGTCGACCCGCGAACCCTCCGAGAGCACGCGATACTGACGGCGCTGTGCGTCCGCGAGCTCGCGACGCGGGACATGCCCCGCGTCGACGAGGACGAGCTCCGCGAGCAGTTGCGAGCGCAGGAGTACGAACCCGGCATGCGCGCGGCGGACATCTGGCCCGAGCCGTGGTCGTGA
- the pepF gene encoding oligoendopeptidase F, which translates to MSSVPDRSEVDEEYTWDLESVYATDADWEAAYEAVAERVADLESYEGEVTEDAETLLAVLELRDEVMREVSTVAAYARMRRDEDTTNQQYQALTARAQSLAADAQSAASFIDPEIQELTREEFESLVEAESDLETYDHYVDDVLRMKSHTRSAEVEALLADLSEVTGATGEVYNMLSNADMTFPTVEDPTGDAVEITQSNFTNLLKRPDREFRKRVYEGYFDEWESVRNTVAASYKNSVKADVKTARARNYDTAREAALDGPNVPAEVYDTLVDTVHDNVDTLHRHAELKQRALGVDELQMWDLYMPLTGDEGPDLEYEQATEYVVDALAPLGEAYQSRVADGLDSQWVDVYENEGKQSGAYSGGTYDTQPFILLNYQRDISSMYTLAHELGHSMHSELTKEEQPFIYSNYEIFVAEVASTVNEALLTTHLLETVEDPEFRKHVLNEFLERVRSTLYRQTLFAEFEHETHRLEENGEPLTADRLDEVYRGLKEDYYEPAVIDDRIAREWMRIPHFYRAFYVYQYATGISAALAIVDDVLARGQPAAEDYLEFLRRGSREYPLELLRIAGVDMSSSEPIERALETYGDRLAEFESLLD; encoded by the coding sequence ATGAGTTCCGTTCCCGACCGCTCCGAGGTCGACGAGGAGTACACCTGGGATCTCGAGAGCGTCTACGCCACCGACGCCGACTGGGAGGCCGCCTACGAGGCCGTCGCCGAGCGCGTCGCGGACCTCGAGAGCTACGAGGGAGAGGTCACCGAGGACGCCGAAACCCTCCTCGCCGTCCTCGAGTTACGCGACGAGGTCATGCGCGAGGTGTCGACGGTCGCGGCCTACGCGCGGATGCGCCGCGACGAGGACACGACGAATCAGCAGTATCAGGCGCTGACTGCCCGCGCTCAGTCGCTCGCGGCCGACGCGCAATCCGCCGCTTCGTTCATCGATCCCGAGATTCAGGAACTCACCCGCGAGGAGTTCGAGTCGCTGGTCGAAGCCGAGTCCGACCTCGAGACCTACGACCACTACGTCGACGACGTCCTCCGGATGAAATCCCACACGCGCTCGGCCGAGGTCGAGGCGCTGCTGGCGGACTTGAGCGAGGTGACCGGCGCGACGGGCGAGGTCTACAACATGCTCTCGAACGCCGACATGACGTTCCCGACCGTCGAAGACCCGACGGGGGACGCAGTCGAGATCACCCAGAGTAACTTCACCAACTTGCTCAAGCGACCCGACCGCGAGTTCCGCAAGCGGGTCTACGAGGGCTACTTCGACGAGTGGGAGTCGGTCCGGAACACGGTCGCGGCCAGCTACAAGAACAGCGTGAAAGCCGACGTCAAAACCGCTCGAGCGCGCAACTACGACACCGCGCGCGAAGCCGCCCTCGACGGGCCGAACGTTCCCGCCGAAGTCTACGATACGCTCGTCGACACCGTCCACGACAACGTCGACACGCTCCACCGCCACGCCGAACTCAAGCAGCGCGCGCTGGGTGTCGACGAACTGCAGATGTGGGACCTCTACATGCCGCTGACCGGCGACGAAGGTCCCGACCTCGAGTACGAGCAGGCGACCGAGTACGTCGTCGACGCGCTCGCGCCGCTGGGCGAGGCGTACCAGTCTCGCGTCGCGGACGGACTCGACTCCCAGTGGGTCGACGTCTACGAGAACGAGGGCAAACAGTCCGGCGCGTACTCGGGGGGCACCTACGACACCCAGCCGTTCATCCTGCTGAACTACCAGCGGGACATCTCCTCGATGTACACGCTGGCCCACGAACTCGGCCACTCGATGCACTCCGAACTCACGAAAGAGGAACAGCCCTTCATCTACTCGAACTACGAGATCTTCGTCGCCGAGGTCGCCAGCACGGTCAACGAGGCCTTACTCACTACCCACCTCCTCGAGACCGTCGAGGACCCCGAGTTCCGCAAGCACGTCTTGAACGAGTTCTTAGAGCGGGTGCGCTCGACGCTGTACCGCCAGACGCTCTTCGCGGAGTTCGAACACGAGACCCACCGACTCGAGGAAAACGGCGAGCCGCTGACCGCCGACCGGCTCGACGAGGTTTACCGCGGGCTGAAGGAAGACTACTACGAGCCCGCCGTCATCGACGACCGGATCGCCCGCGAGTGGATGCGCATCCCCCACTTCTACCGGGCCTTCTACGTCTACCAGTACGCGACCGGTATCTCCGCGGCGCTGGCCATCGTCGACGACGTGTTAGCGCGCGGGCAGCCGGCCGCCGAGGACTACCTCGAGTTCCTTCGGCGGGGCTCCCGCGAGTACCCGCTCGAGCTCCTGCGGATCGCCGGCGTCGACATGAGCTCCTCGGAGCCAATCGAGCGCGCGCTCGAGACCTACGGCGACCGGCTCGCGGAGTTCGAATCGCTGCTCGACTGA
- a CDS encoding uracil-xanthine permease family protein, whose protein sequence is MSNETDGGIQIEYGVDEKPPLPKSILLGLQHVAVMIVPATAVAYVVANGVGVEADAAYLVQMVLLFSGLATMVQAYTVGPVGARLPIVMGSSFTFVGATIDIGASFGLAAVFGAILVTGFVVEGLIGWQFKRIKPFFPPLVTGLVVVIIGLYLVPVAMDYAAGGVGASDFGATHHIGLAALVLAIAVGLNMFTRGVTRLLSVLFAIVVGYAAAIALTFATGLELVDFSSVGSAAWIALPSPTRFGFEFEPIAIATFAVLFLVSSMETVGDMSGVTAAEGRNPTNEEFRGGLFNDGLLSSIGAVFSAFPITSFSQNVGIVNFTGVMSRHVVGIGGVFLAVLGLSPKVGAAVTTIPSAVFGGAVLLMAGMVAASGFRLIVTHVELDRRNTVIVAVSLGLGLGVTTTPEALAGLPSGAELFFGQSVIVTALSALVLNTFVPGTESPLFDAPSVESDSAAESAPVEPSDD, encoded by the coding sequence ATGTCGAACGAAACTGACGGGGGCATTCAAATCGAATACGGCGTCGACGAAAAACCGCCGTTACCGAAATCGATCCTGCTGGGCTTGCAACACGTCGCGGTCATGATCGTGCCGGCGACGGCGGTGGCGTACGTCGTCGCGAACGGGGTCGGCGTCGAGGCCGACGCGGCCTATCTCGTCCAGATGGTCCTGCTGTTTTCCGGACTGGCAACGATGGTCCAGGCGTACACCGTCGGCCCAGTCGGCGCGCGGCTGCCGATTGTCATGGGCTCGAGTTTTACCTTCGTCGGTGCGACGATCGATATCGGCGCGAGCTTCGGGTTGGCCGCCGTCTTCGGTGCGATCCTCGTGACCGGCTTCGTCGTCGAGGGGCTGATCGGCTGGCAGTTCAAACGTATCAAACCCTTCTTCCCGCCGCTGGTGACTGGCCTCGTCGTCGTCATCATCGGTCTCTACCTCGTTCCGGTCGCGATGGACTATGCCGCCGGCGGGGTCGGCGCGTCGGACTTCGGTGCCACACACCACATCGGACTCGCCGCGCTCGTGCTGGCGATCGCCGTCGGTCTCAACATGTTCACGCGCGGCGTCACGCGACTGTTGTCCGTGCTGTTTGCGATCGTCGTCGGCTACGCGGCCGCCATCGCCCTCACGTTCGCGACCGGCCTCGAGCTCGTCGACTTCTCGAGTGTCGGGAGCGCCGCGTGGATCGCGCTCCCGTCGCCGACGCGCTTCGGCTTCGAGTTCGAGCCGATCGCGATCGCCACGTTCGCCGTCCTCTTTCTCGTCTCCTCGATGGAGACCGTCGGCGACATGTCCGGCGTCACGGCCGCCGAGGGGCGCAACCCGACGAACGAGGAGTTCCGCGGCGGGCTGTTCAACGACGGGCTGCTGAGTTCGATCGGCGCCGTCTTCAGTGCGTTCCCGATCACGTCGTTCTCCCAGAACGTCGGCATCGTCAATTTCACCGGCGTGATGAGCCGGCACGTCGTCGGCATCGGCGGCGTCTTCCTCGCCGTCCTCGGACTGAGCCCGAAGGTCGGCGCCGCCGTGACGACGATCCCCAGCGCGGTCTTCGGGGGGGCCGTCCTGCTGATGGCCGGGATGGTCGCCGCAAGTGGGTTCCGGCTGATCGTCACGCACGTCGAGCTCGATCGTCGGAACACGGTCATCGTCGCCGTCTCGCTCGGCCTCGGGCTCGGCGTCACGACGACGCCCGAGGCGCTGGCGGGACTCCCGAGCGGTGCGGAGCTGTTCTTCGGACAGTCGGTCATCGTGACCGCGCTCTCGGCGCTGGTCCTCAACACGTTCGTTCCCGGCACGGAGAGCCCGCTGTTCGACGCACCGTCCGTCGAGTCGGACTCGGCTGCGGAGTCCGCGCCCGTCGAACCCAGCGACGACTGA
- the pan2 gene encoding proteasome-activating nucleotidase Pan2 — translation MSRSPSIPDRPHRDIDPDLPDDERLEALRGHYADLVDVNEQLSAQLDDAEDRRERLREKVDRVERENETLKSSSLYIATVEDVLEGEEVIVKQHGNNQEVLTEVSTRMSDRVEPGDRVAVNDSFAIQTILNAETDARAQSMEITEKPEVTYADIGGIDEQVREVREAVEQPLAEPELFDEVGIDPPSGVLLYGPPGTGKTMLAKAVANETDATFIKMAGSELVRKFIGEGSRLVRDLFEMAREREPAIIFIDEIDAIATRRTESKTSGDAEVQRTMMQLLSEMDGFEARGEIRIIAATNRFDMLDRAILRPGRFDRLIEVPEPDESGREQILEIHTRNMNIADGVDFAALAADTDGYSGADIESLATEAGMFAIRNDRDEVTHSDFAEALEKIENDDSSDVVSSAGYFYQ, via the coding sequence ATGTCTCGAAGCCCGTCTATTCCCGACCGACCTCACCGCGATATCGACCCCGATCTCCCGGACGACGAACGGCTCGAGGCGCTTCGCGGGCACTACGCGGACCTCGTCGACGTCAACGAGCAGCTGTCGGCCCAGCTCGACGACGCCGAGGATCGCCGTGAACGCCTTCGGGAGAAGGTCGACCGCGTCGAGCGCGAAAACGAGACGCTGAAGAGTTCCTCGCTGTACATCGCGACCGTCGAGGACGTGCTCGAGGGCGAGGAGGTAATCGTCAAACAGCACGGTAACAACCAGGAGGTGCTCACCGAAGTTTCGACGCGGATGAGCGACCGCGTCGAGCCCGGCGACCGCGTCGCGGTCAACGACTCCTTCGCAATCCAGACGATTTTGAACGCCGAGACCGACGCGCGCGCCCAGTCGATGGAGATCACCGAGAAACCCGAGGTCACCTACGCCGACATCGGCGGGATCGACGAGCAGGTCCGGGAGGTCCGCGAGGCCGTCGAACAGCCCCTCGCGGAGCCCGAACTGTTCGACGAGGTCGGGATCGACCCGCCCAGCGGCGTCTTGCTGTATGGCCCACCGGGGACGGGCAAGACGATGCTCGCCAAGGCCGTCGCCAACGAGACCGACGCCACCTTCATCAAGATGGCCGGCTCCGAACTCGTCCGCAAGTTCATCGGCGAGGGCTCGCGGCTCGTCCGCGACCTCTTCGAGATGGCCCGCGAGCGCGAACCCGCTATCATCTTCATCGACGAGATCGACGCCATCGCCACCCGCCGCACCGAATCGAAGACCTCCGGCGACGCCGAGGTCCAGCGGACGATGATGCAACTGCTCTCCGAGATGGACGGCTTCGAGGCCCGCGGCGAGATCCGCATCATCGCCGCGACCAACCGCTTCGACATGCTCGATCGCGCGATTTTGCGTCCGGGCCGCTTCGACCGCCTCATCGAAGTCCCCGAACCCGACGAGTCCGGCCGCGAGCAGATCCTCGAGATCCACACCCGAAACATGAACATCGCCGACGGCGTCGACTTCGCGGCGCTGGCCGCCGACACCGACGGCTACTCCGGCGCCGACATCGAGAGCCTCGCCACCGAGGCTGGCATGTTCGCCATCCGCAACGACCGCGACGAGGTCACTCACTCGGACTTCGCCGAGGCCTTAGAGAAGATCGAAAACGACGACTCGAGCGACGTGGTCTCGTCGGCCGGGTATTTCTACCAATAG
- a CDS encoding carboxypeptidase M32, producing MATDQAPGDAAADTYEQFERRVKRISNVGNAAGVLQWDQEVVMPDEGTPARAQQLSTLSSLSHELLTDDETGELLERLEGENLADEQAAVVREVRRKYDRETSVPQELVEEISATASNAHPTWKQAREEDDFEQFAPTLEKLVELKREYAEHIDPDADPYAVLFADYEPYIDLETAERVLERLREELVPLIDAVQESDADLETDAFAGEFDDDDQEALARDVLDSLGYDWGRGRLDTAPHPFSSGTQFDARVTTRFEEDDLLGSITSTIHEFGHANYTLGLPDEGYGTPLGEARDLSVHESQSRLWENHVGRSRPFWEHFLPIARERFPELEDVSPEEAYEAANQVHDDNLIRVEADELTYHLHIVIRFEIERDLIRGDLEVSEVPEVWNDKYEEYLGVRPETDAEGCLQDIHWSHGDFGYFSTYSLGSVLAAQLYAAAEADRGEFDEQIREGEFDELNGWLRENVHRHGKRYVTPDLIERATGEDLTADHFLAYVTEKYGELYDLEDY from the coding sequence ATGGCGACCGATCAGGCCCCCGGTGACGCCGCGGCCGACACCTACGAGCAGTTCGAACGGCGCGTCAAACGCATCTCGAACGTCGGCAACGCCGCCGGCGTCCTCCAGTGGGATCAGGAGGTCGTGATGCCCGACGAGGGGACCCCGGCCCGCGCACAGCAGCTCTCGACGCTGTCCTCGCTCAGCCACGAGCTGTTGACCGACGACGAGACCGGCGAGTTGCTCGAGCGACTGGAAGGCGAGAACTTGGCCGACGAGCAAGCGGCGGTCGTCCGCGAAGTCCGCCGGAAGTACGACCGCGAGACGAGCGTTCCCCAGGAGTTAGTCGAGGAGATCTCCGCGACGGCCTCGAACGCCCACCCCACGTGGAAGCAGGCCCGCGAGGAGGACGACTTCGAGCAGTTCGCGCCGACCTTGGAGAAGCTGGTGGAACTCAAACGCGAGTACGCCGAGCACATCGACCCCGACGCCGATCCCTACGCGGTGCTCTTTGCGGACTACGAGCCGTACATCGACCTCGAGACCGCCGAACGAGTCCTCGAGCGCCTGCGCGAGGAACTCGTTCCGCTGATCGACGCCGTTCAGGAGAGCGACGCCGACCTCGAGACGGACGCCTTCGCGGGCGAGTTCGACGACGACGATCAGGAAGCTCTCGCGCGCGACGTGCTGGATTCGCTGGGCTACGACTGGGGCCGCGGCCGGCTCGACACCGCGCCACATCCCTTCTCCTCGGGGACGCAATTCGACGCGCGCGTGACGACTCGGTTCGAGGAAGACGACCTGTTGGGGTCGATCACCTCCACGATTCACGAGTTCGGCCACGCCAACTACACGCTGGGGCTCCCCGACGAGGGCTACGGCACGCCGCTGGGCGAGGCCCGCGATCTCTCGGTCCACGAGTCCCAGTCGCGACTCTGGGAGAACCACGTCGGTCGCTCGCGTCCCTTCTGGGAGCACTTCCTCCCGATCGCCCGCGAGCGGTTCCCCGAACTCGAGGACGTATCGCCCGAAGAGGCCTACGAAGCCGCCAATCAGGTCCACGACGACAACCTGATCCGGGTCGAGGCCGACGAGCTCACCTACCACCTCCACATCGTGATCCGCTTCGAGATCGAGCGCGATCTGATCCGGGGCGACCTCGAGGTCTCGGAGGTGCCCGAGGTCTGGAACGACAAGTACGAGGAGTATCTCGGCGTGCGCCCGGAGACCGACGCCGAAGGCTGCCTGCAGGACATCCACTGGTCCCACGGCGACTTCGGCTACTTCTCGACGTACTCGCTGGGGTCCGTGCTCGCCGCACAGCTGTACGCCGCCGCCGAAGCTGATCGCGGCGAGTTCGACGAGCAGATCCGAGAGGGCGAGTTCGACGAACTCAACGGCTGGCTCCGCGAGAACGTCCACCGACACGGCAAGCGCTACGTCACGCCCGACCTGATCGAGCGGGCGACCGGTGAGGACCTGACCGCCGACCACTTCCTCGCGTACGTCACCGAGAAGTACGGCGAGCTGTACGACCTCGAGGACTACTGA
- a CDS encoding family 43 glycosylhydrolase, which translates to MFDTHDHRDTKRRSVLKSIGTGALATTGAVAASGSANADASWNHYHNPVGPVGFGDVTAIQADDGTYYAYGTETPNDIVPIATSDDLVDWTYIDSALDSYPDWRNNPDAGVWAPDINYYNGQYYLYYSYSTWGSQNNPGIGLATADSPDGPFEDQGPVFRAEDLGMTNAIDSEFRVVDGTPYLVWGSWYGIHGVELTSDGTDYVPGTTFHLAGDKREGGMIVRENGYYYLFYSTGHCCEGSDSTYEVEVGRSESFFGPYHNENGTDLRDLNEHRSGVAILEGTNEFIGPGHNTAIQDENGDWWMLYHVEATADREDRTMMIDRIQWEDGWPVVACDGTPSTQSPLPGSGSYDCDTSDDDDTGSGDWPFDLF; encoded by the coding sequence GTGTTCGATACTCACGACCACAGAGACACGAAGCGACGAAGCGTCCTGAAATCGATCGGCACCGGCGCACTCGCGACGACGGGCGCGGTTGCGGCGAGCGGGTCCGCGAACGCCGACGCCAGTTGGAACCACTACCACAATCCGGTCGGCCCGGTCGGATTCGGTGACGTGACCGCGATCCAGGCCGACGACGGCACGTACTACGCGTACGGGACCGAAACGCCGAACGACATCGTTCCGATAGCGACCTCGGACGATCTGGTGGACTGGACGTACATCGATTCGGCACTCGACAGCTACCCCGACTGGCGCAACAATCCTGACGCCGGCGTGTGGGCACCCGATATCAACTACTACAACGGCCAGTACTACCTCTACTACTCCTACTCGACGTGGGGGAGTCAGAACAACCCCGGAATCGGCCTCGCGACCGCCGACTCGCCGGACGGTCCGTTCGAGGACCAGGGGCCGGTGTTCAGGGCCGAAGACCTCGGAATGACCAACGCTATCGACTCGGAGTTCCGCGTCGTCGACGGCACGCCGTATCTCGTGTGGGGGAGTTGGTACGGGATCCACGGCGTCGAACTCACGAGCGACGGGACGGATTACGTTCCGGGGACGACGTTCCACCTGGCCGGCGACAAACGCGAGGGCGGGATGATCGTCCGAGAGAACGGCTACTACTACCTGTTTTACTCGACTGGCCACTGCTGTGAGGGCTCCGACAGCACCTACGAGGTCGAAGTCGGCCGCTCCGAGTCGTTCTTCGGCCCCTACCACAACGAGAACGGGACCGATCTGCGCGACCTGAACGAACACCGCAGCGGCGTGGCGATCCTCGAGGGGACGAACGAGTTCATCGGTCCTGGTCACAACACTGCGATTCAGGACGAGAACGGCGACTGGTGGATGCTCTACCACGTCGAGGCCACGGCCGACCGGGAAGATCGAACGATGATGATCGATCGGATTCAGTGGGAAGACGGCTGGCCGGTCGTCGCCTGCGATGGGACGCCGAGCACACAGAGCCCGCTGCCGGGCAGCGGCAGCTACGATTGCGACACCTCTGACGACGACGATACCGGAAGCGGCGATTGGCCGTTCGATCTGTTCTAA
- the hpt gene encoding hypoxanthine/guanine phosphoribosyltransferase: MDRLLESLDDAPIIDKDGYEYLVHPISNGVPRLDPALLREVVIEVMRVADLDVDKIVAPEAMGIHLATALSLQTDIPLVVIRKRPYGLEGEVSLHQETGYSESEMYINDIDAGDRVVIVDDMLSTGGTLAAICDALDGIGAEIVDIVVVLRKVGDSALDETDYEATSLVDITVEDGDVTVH, from the coding sequence ATGGACCGGCTCCTCGAGTCGTTAGACGACGCACCGATCATCGACAAGGACGGGTACGAGTACCTCGTCCACCCGATCAGCAACGGCGTCCCGCGGCTCGATCCCGCCCTGCTGCGGGAGGTCGTCATCGAGGTGATGCGGGTCGCGGACCTCGACGTGGACAAGATCGTCGCGCCCGAGGCGATGGGTATTCACCTCGCGACCGCGCTCTCGCTGCAGACCGACATTCCGCTGGTCGTCATCCGCAAGCGGCCCTACGGGCTCGAGGGAGAGGTGTCGCTCCATCAGGAGACCGGCTACTCGGAGTCGGAGATGTACATCAACGATATCGACGCGGGGGATCGCGTCGTGATCGTCGACGACATGCTCTCGACCGGTGGGACGCTGGCGGCGATCTGCGACGCGCTCGACGGCATCGGCGCGGAGATCGTCGATATCGTCGTCGTCCTGCGGAAAGTCGGCGATTCGGCGCTCGACGAGACGGACTACGAAGCGACGAGCCTCGTCGACATCACGGTCGAGGACGGCGACGTGACGGTGCACTGA